In Larimichthys crocea isolate SSNF chromosome XXII, L_crocea_2.0, whole genome shotgun sequence, the genomic stretch tgtcaaagacaaaacaaaagcatagGAGCAACAGTGCAGCATAACTTTCCACTTTATTACTCAGCATGGTCTTCTTATGGAGATTTGGTCCtctaaaatgtgtgtaaagtgtttttttttttagggaacCTTTCTGATAGAAGCTCATCTCTATCAAACATACAACTTAAAGAGAAACTGCACAGATTttacacaaatcaaatcaatcaaaatcagGTCTTGAGTACTGCATATGTGAGACAGTTGTTTCAAGTTGTTGAGGTGTCAGAGGGAGCAGAGCAAAATCTGATAAATTTCCTTGAGTGACGTAACTTGAGGCAACAAGGGCGGAAAACTacaattttgaaaatgaaaaaaagtctGGATTTTGAAACTACAGAGAAATGACTGTTGCATTgtgagtaatgtaatcagaaagTTTTGTCACAAAAGAAGAATGCATGGAACAAAAGATGATTTTAACCTCACATTTTCTTTATGCATGTACTTTCTCTTTGCTGCTGTCCAGGGGCCGGGCCTTTGCAGTGGTCCTCGGGGTTTGGGCAGTGGCTTCCCTCATCTCCTTCCTGCCCATCCATCTGAAGTTGTGGGTGTCAAGTGATAAGAAAGCTCTCCAGTGTTTAGCCAATGAACACTGCTGTGATTTCAACACCAATGCAGCGTACGCAGTGTCTTCCTCCATTGTGTCGTTTTACCTGCCACTGGTAGTGATGATTTTCCTGTACTCCCGGGTCTTCCAAGAGGCTcagaaacagctggagaaaatcagagggagggagagacactTTTATAACTTGCATTACACTGCAGAGCTGAATTATCCAAATGATAGTCCTGCAATGAATAAACTCAGGACAGGAACTGAGGTGGGAGAACAAGCTGTGGGGGACAGACTAAACATACAGAAAATGGGAGTTATAGACACAGGAAAACACTCTGCTACAAAGCGTCTTAAGTTCTGTCTTAAGGAGCACAAGGCTGTGAAAACTCTGGGGATCATCATGGGAACCTTCACATTATGTTGGCTACCCTTCTTCATCCTCAACATCCTCATGACCTTCCTCAACTTGGGTGACATTAAACTGCTTTTCAGACTCCTTAACTGGCTTGGATACTCCAACTCAGCCTTCAACCCACTCATCTACTGCCGCAGCCCTGACTTCAGGCACGCTTTTCAGGAGATTCTTTGTTTGAGGGCTAAAGGTGGCAGTtggggagaaagaagaggatggGGTTGGTGCAGGGAGAGAGTTTGTTGCTCCGAACCCCCTGGCAAGACAAATGGGAGCTCAGACCTGAATGGTGTTAGGAGGCTTAATGTTCAGCAAAGGTTAGGGTGGAAGGGCAGTTTTGAGAGCTCTATTCAAGACAGCTCACTGACTCTGGCTCCTTCAACTTCTTGCTGTGAACAGGTTTTAGAAGTAGCTCCTGGTTCTCTGACAAACTGACAGGCAAACACTTCTGATAATGGGAGCTGTAAGGAAAATCTGGCTTCTGTTGCACAACCAATTACTGTGGACTTTACATTGTGTGTAATATGTGTGCATAACCAGAAACATTCAGTTTGATTAAGCTCAAAATGTTAGTTTTGGTTTGGAATGACTCAACCTTTTGGTCtttttgattttaatattgGTCTTTAATAGTACGTTATGTGTGTTTTGGTCAGTGTTACTGAAGTTTTACTTGTGATAACTCTTACTCTTTGCTACTGTAGTcaactgtaaatcacaaaggCAGACCTCACATCAACAATACAAtgtgcaaaacacacatcctGAAAAAAATTATAAccagacaacaaacacagaaaaagcattAGCAAACACCAAACACGAGCTTCACCAAACTGCTGTAAGATGGATAACTGTATATGTTATCCGATAACATATACATGATATCAGTAGATTGTAATGGATAAATAGGAGTGAATTATAAGAGGattctgctgtttctgttgatGTTACATGTTTCACAGTGAACAGGTGAAAACCTTTTCACTTATTCACTGTGATGTAATGactaaatgatgaaaaatattgcATTCCAAAATGTTTCTTCAAAAAGTGGCTGTtgttgataaaaataaaaaataaagtaataaaataagaaGATAGGTAGGAAGGTTAGGAAGAGGCAGGTCATGCACTCCATGCACCCTCATGACTGCAGTTCACATGACATAATGCAGAGATATATTACACCAACTGCTTACCACCAGTAGAAGATTCAGATTTAATGAATTTACTAAaatcacatttgatttgattgacagtgacagTAACAACCCACCACCTGTCAACAGATTCTGATtgtactggtgtgtgtgtagccacACAGTATAAACAGCGAGAAGCTCTGCATGTAAAATAACCAAAAAGTAGATagataaaaaacaatgtgttgttgtgttgtgggaGCCGATCACTCAAGAAGCTGAAAAAAACGTTTTTATGGCTCATGGCttttagatatttaaataaaaggaGTATTCTTTCAATATACAGCCACAAGGCAAGAAGCACAAGTAGAAATTTAGAACCATATCTGTGCTAATTATTCATCCAGATAAAAGCTCCATGAAatagagattttaaaaaaacattttgtttatccTGTAGCTAGAAGTCTTATTTACAATGATAAGATCATCAACATTGCGCCTGGTTTTTATTCCTTCCTGATAAACCTCATAGCTGGTCCAAAATCATTTTCTGgtgtatatttgtatatcagataaacatctaaGACTCAAACTTGTGACTATCATGCGGTCGCTTTCGTTCATCATGTATTACCTCAAACTATtttccctctctatctctctatccaAACATCAGCATCTACCCGCTCATTCCTTTCATCCAGCCTGCTTTAGCTCTGTTATAGTGAACATCTACATGACAGAACTTCATTATCATTTTCATCCACAgtgtacacactgtaaaaacagattACAGCTCAGATTACACAGAagttacagttttctttttttacattaatcACAAACTTGGTTGAAGGGAAAGtgtgttatattttttatttgctaaTCCAGAGAGATAATGATAAAGTATCCCACCTACAGTTAAAATAATCTCTGCAGCCCTGCTTTCATATGTATTGAGAATTATGtaatttgtaataaaaatgacACCTTAACAGGGGTCAATAAGTGGCAactgtgtactgtaaatgtgatctgcacatgtgtgtttatctgtatgtgtgttttgtgtatttgtatttctgatGTGATATTAATGATTTGTACTTTTTAAAGCTTGAAACATGCCATTGAATATAATTTACTGTAATGTCTTGGATAAACTAAatgttttggtatttttatttcagattctAGTTCTCCAGAAAGAACAAATGTGTTGTTCTAATACGTGTTTTGTATCATTTGTTCTTCCATGTGGACATTGGATCACAGAGCTTGAGCAGCACTGAAACACATGAGTCTACACTTATGTTATAGTCGTGTGTCCGTCATGAGATACTGAGACAAATCTGAAACTTCCTTTGTCAAAACTCAAGGTTAACTGTGATAAATGTAGCTTTTGACCAGAGGAACAGATTCTCTTTTCTACCTCCATCAGACTCACATGAATGTCATCTCATTTCTGTAAACATTATTGAGctgttgtatatttttgtgaGGGGGGGGGTGTCTGATCTTAATCTGTCAGAAAGATACTGTTAACATAACAGCAGACAAATGATGATACAATCCATCTACTAAAATAACATTcagccaaacaaacatgatCACTTAGCTGACTGTGTGATTGGTTGTAAATAAAATTAGACTTTTTCTTCAGTTATTAAATAAGTGTTTTTTGGTTCAATTGACAGACttccttcttttaaaaaaagcagtgcAGAGGCATTTTTATTAGACTAGATGCTAATTTAATCCTTCCTGTAAACAGTGCCAAGTACAGCAGTGAAAAGTTTTCACCTTAGCACTGGCACTCACTACCAATCCATAACGGCATTAATGATCTGTTCGAGTGGCCAGCTGAACTACAAACTGGCAGAAAATGAGCTGCATGCTGTTGACCGAGCCGAGCAGTCATCAAAAAGATctaatttttaaagaaaatacaagaaacGTCCATAACTGTGATGGTTTTGCCAAACTTTGCCTCAAAGGATTCTTTGTCGACATGTTGAAATGTGATTCTGCAACCTTTTTAACCAACCCATGAGACAGAGACGTTTTGTGCTTATTCAGTCAACCAAGTTGGTCATGAGGACTCGGCTTGCCTGTTTGCATTAtagttaaagtgtgtgtgtgtgtgtgtgtgtgtgtgtgtgtgtgtgcgtgtgtgtgtgtgtgtgtgtgtgtgtgtttgtgtgtgtgggagacgTACAGTGACAGGTGCAGGTGgtcacagcagcaacagtatcagctgctgcagaggaaatatAATCGGCTATACTGcctcaatacacacacacacatacacacacactttacagcTTTACAGTTTGACATGAGAACACAGTGTATGTATaggtatatgtatgtgtgtgtgtgtgtgtgtgtgtgtgtctgtgtatgcgTGTTTCCATGGAACAAGTGTCCAATTTAGGTATGTTAAGGTTAATGTATTTAACATGCATGCCTTCTTGTTGTGCCCTGTTCATTAGTAGTATCTATTAGTGTCTTGGCTTGGTTCCTGGCTTCttttttcacttgtgtttgtttttaggatTAAAACCTgcaatctgatctgatctgtgtcGTGGACTGTGTCTTCTGTTCATGTAACACCAACTGGTTTTACTGACCTGACACATGATGAGTTAAACTTCAACATCACTGCAGTACAGTAAGATGGGAACATCAAGCACTGATAGAGAACCAACTTTTCTGTTACATTAAAAATCTGTGCAGGACACAAACAGCTCAGACTGCTCTGACTTCAGCTTTGGAGAGGATGTTCCCCTGTGTGATTCCATTACATAAAATAGTTTATTGTTAGTTctcagtgtttagtttgagGGACCATTTCCACTGAAAAGAGGTTATAAAACCTTTAACTAAATCTGAGTTACCATGTGCTTCCTGTTTCTATACTGTTTACTGTAGTCTCTATCCCCCTAACCTTCAGCCTAATTTGAGTTGATATGCACTAATTTCTATTAAACCAATTGAAAGAGAtatagttttaaatgttttgcatccTCACCCTCACCCTGTGTGTATCTGCTCTCATGTCCCTGTCAAACATTCATCGGGGTGTGTCTGGGCGTTTTATCCTGTTGTTATGAGGTGTTAACTGGCTTTATAAACAACTGACAATCACATATATCCTGCATTATCACTCCACAAACCACAAAGGCCTAAGCAtttgtggacacaaacacatgcaagagtacacacatgcatgcacacactcctgttGACAAGCTGATGCACTTTAATCCCTGCAGATCAAAACAGATCCTCTGAGCTGCCCAAGGCACAGAGCTGGaggcatctatctatctatacatgcatatgcacatgtgtacatgtatgtatgctGATGTaatatgtgcaaacacacatatgcaagcACATAttagcacacacatgcacacactagCTATGcagaacatacatacacagatacacaatgtcctgaatgtgcgtgtgtgttacaggGACAAAGATGTGCCAAGTGTATCTTATGATCACAGAGAGTTTATAGATGGTGAGCTTGTGTTGCTGCCTGAACTGAAGCCGACCCAACATCTCCTGCCAAAAAGCAAGAAAGGCAGTGAGAACAGACagatctctctgtgtgtttgtccgtCTGCTGGTGTGTCACACACGTACAAACACCACATCTATCCAAAAGAGGTGTGAAGCCCAAAAGTTGCGCTGTGTCATACATCTAAAGGTGACGATGATGTAAAGCTTTGCACCATCTGAACACAGCAATGCTTCTTCTCAAATATCTACAACCTGCAGTATGTCTAGCTGCAGCACATGCATGttctaatatttaatttttcttcagggtcattttccacttttcagtCACAATGATGCAGAAAGAGGCAAACAGACAGgccaaaaatatttttgagaAGAAGTTTGAGCTCATGTGACTATCAAACACAGTACAGAGTTTCATGAACACTATATATAGCagtataaacatttttatagagGCTATCCTCCTTTTTAAAGAATGTATGCACTCCAgcctgcatgtgtgcgtgtgtgtcgtGTAAGTGGGCGACGTCTCTTCCACAGTTGACTGCTGTTTGCACAGAGACATTACATAATGTTTGTCTGCCCTTGGGTGCTCAGGTGGAGGCACC encodes the following:
- the LOC104933049 gene encoding beta-2 adrenergic receptor; this encodes MEVSSVSALANQSEHRNSSVLPGRSSEYSDAELVLLGVAMAILIMAVVFGNVLVITAILRFQRLQTVTNLFIASLAIADLIMGLVVVPFGSSYILLESWQFGNFMCEFWTAADVLCVTASIETLCVIALDRYLAITSPLRYPTLLTRGRAFAVVLGVWAVASLISFLPIHLKLWVSSDKKALQCLANEHCCDFNTNAAYAVSSSIVSFYLPLVVMIFLYSRVFQEAQKQLEKIRGRERHFYNLHYTAELNYPNDSPAMNKLRTGTEVGEQAVGDRLNIQKMGVIDTGKHSATKRLKFCLKEHKAVKTLGIIMGTFTLCWLPFFILNILMTFLNLGDIKLLFRLLNWLGYSNSAFNPLIYCRSPDFRHAFQEILCLRAKGGSWGERRGWGWCRERVCCSEPPGKTNGSSDLNGVRRLNVQQRLGWKGSFESSIQDSSLTLAPSTSCCEQVLEVAPGSLTN